AGAAAATCGGTCTTTCCGGATACCGAGTTAACGACTTTCCCCCCGAGTCTCTCTATCTCGCTTTTTACCTGCTCCCGGGGAACCGAAAGAGTGCCTGTCAGGACAAACGTTTTTCCGGCGATTTTTTCGTTTTCCCCTGACGATTCTGGTTCTTTTTCTATTCTCACCTGACGCAGAAGCGCTTCCACCACGCTTTTTCTCTCTGGATCCTCAAAGAATTCGAGTATGCTCTGCGCCAGTTCCTCGCCTACGCCTTCCACTTGGAGAAGATCCTCGCTTGTGGCTGCCATGAGATTCTCAGGGGTTTTGAATTCACGTGCTAGCGTCTGCGCGGTTCTTGTGCCCACGTGCTTTATGCTGAGAGAGTTTAGGAATCTCCCGAGGCTTATATCCCTGCTTTTTTCTATCTCTTCTAGGAGGTTGTCGGCGGACTTCTCCGCAAACCCCTCAAGCCCGAGAAGCTGCTCCCTTCTGAGGGCGAAAATATCCGCCATGTTTCGAAGAATTCCTTCGTTTATCAGTTGCTCCACTCTTTTCCCCCCGAGTCCTTCTATGTCAAAAGCGTTTCTCGAAGCGAAAAGACTTATTCTTCCTTTGATCTGCGCGGGACAGGAGGTGTTCGGACACAGATGAAATGAGCCTTCTCTCTTAATCGGGGTTTCGCAGCGGGGGCAGGCCTTCGTCATGGAGAAACTTTCTTTTCTCTCTTCCCCCGAGGGGACGACTTCCACCACTTCTGGGATCACGTCTCCCGCTCTCTGCACAACTACGGTGTCGCCGATCCTCACGTCTTTTTCCCTTACGGTGTCCTCCGTGTGAAGAGACGCCCTTTTTATCTCTATGCCGGATATCTTTACCGGCTCAAGCTCGGCCACCGGGGTGAGGTGTCCCGTCCTTCCGACTTGGACGGTTATATCTCTTATTTTCGTGGTTATCTGCTTGGGAGAGAACTTTATGGCCACGCTCCAGCGGGGATATTTCGCCGTTGCTCCCAGGATTTCCTGCAGCCTTCTGCTTCTTACCTTCAAAACGGCCCCGTCGATCTCATAATCAATGGAATCTCTTTTTCGCTCAAGCTCTCTCGCGTACTCAATGGCCTGGTCGATGCCCAGGCAGCCTCTCGGCTCTTCGGCAATGAACCCCCATTTATGGAAAGCCTCGTATATTGCAAGTTCGTCTCTGAAGTCCACCCCTTCGCAGCTACCCACTCCCCAGGCGTAAAAGTGCAGGGGACGTCGCGCGGTCACAGAGGAGTCAAGCTGGCGAAGCGAACCCGAAGCCGCGTTCCTCGGGTTTTTAAACAGCATCTTGAGAGGCTTCGGTTTTTTCTCTTCTTTTAAGAGAGTTTCGTTTTCTTTCTCAAGTCCTTCATTAAGTTTTTTAAGCTCTTCATTCAGCTTTGCGAACAGGCTTTTCGGGAATACGACCTCCCCCCTTATCTCGACCAGCTTTGGCTTTCGGCCTCGCCCCGAAAGAGCTAGGGGAACGGACCTCACGGTCTTTAGGTTCGCCGTTATCTCCTCTCCCGTTTTCCCGTCTCCCCTGGTGGCGCCGTGGAGCAGTTTCCCTTCGACGTAGGTAAGCGATGCCGAGACTCCGTCGAACTTGGGCTGCAGGACGTATTCGATTTCTTCTTCGGTCTTGAGAAATCTTTTTATCCGCCTGTCAAACTCTCTGGTTTCCTGCTCATCCACCGCGTTATCAATGCTCATCATTGGAATTACGTGGGAGAATGGATTGAACTGCTCAGAAACCTCTCCCGCAACTCTCTGCGATGGGGAATCAGGGACGGCCAGACCGTGGTCCTGCTCAAGCTCAACGAGCCTTCTCATGAGCTTGTCGTAATCGGCATCGGGAATCTCGGGGTTGTTCTCCGCGTAGTAGAGATGATCGTGGCGCCTTATTTCCTCTCTCAGGCGGGATATTTCCGCCCGGGCCTGCTTTTTGGTGAGTCGGGCCATTTTACGAGTCGTGGCTTGCAAGCCATTTAAGGAGTTCGGAAAGACCGTAAGTGTTTACGACGTCTGTTTTCTTCACCCATCCCCGCCTTGCCGTTCCGACCCCGAAAATTATCCTTTCAAGGTGCTGTATCCTGTGGGCGTCGGTTGACACCATGATTTTCACTCCGGCCTCAACGGCTTTCCTGGCGTGAGTATCCTTAAGGTCAAGCCTCTTGTAGGATGAGTTTATCTCAAGCGCCTTATCGTGGTCTCTCGCGGTTTCGATAACGGCGTCTATGTCGACCCTGTAGGGCTCTCTCTGTCCTATCAGCCTTCCGGTCGGGTGCCCCAGAGCGTCCACGTTGGGGTTTTCTATAGCGCCGCATATCCGTCTTGTCATTTCCCTCTCTTCCATCGAGAAAGAGCCGTGAACCGACGCGACGACGAAATCAAGCTCCCGAAGCACTTCATCTGGATAATCAAGAGAGCCGTCGCGCAGTATGTCGACCTCGGAACCCATGAGTATTCTTATCGCTCTGCCCTCGGAGTTTATTTTCTCCACTTCCTCTTTTTTCTGCCATAGTCTCTTTATGCTGAGCCCTTTTGCTATTCTCGAAGAGGGCGAGTGGTCCGTCATGGCTATATATTCGTAGCCGAGCGAGGCCGCCTTGTCCGCCATCTGCCGTATCGTTGACGCTCCGTCGCTCCAGGTCGAATGGGCATGAAGGTCTCCCCTTAAGTCTTCTACCGCAAGCAGCGCGGGAAGTTCCCCTGTGCGTGCCGCTTCAATCTCTCCGCGGTTTTCCCGCAGCTCAGGGGAAAAGTAGTCTAGCCCGAGGGATTCGTAGATTTCTTCCTCGGAGGAAAAATACCCATTACCGTTTCGGATGCCCATGGGACCCGTCTCAAGCCCCTTAGCCTCCGCGATCTCCCTTATTCTTGCGTTATGGGAACGCGAGCCTGTCAGGTTCTGAAGCGCTGAGCCGTAGCAGTGGGGCTCTACGACAAGAAGATCGGTCCGCACTCCTGTCTGCGTGAGGATCCGCGCGCTGTTTTCGGTTCTGCGGAGAACTTCCTTGGTGAAGCCGAGGGCTATGAATTCCTCAATCACTCCCGCTTGGTCATCCGCCGAGGCGATTATGTCTATGTTCGCTACGGTTTCCCTCATCCTTCGAAGCGAACCGGCGAGTTCGGCCCGCAGGACGCCGGGGATTTCCTCTATTTCCTCTTTTATTGCTGTGCCAAGAGGGTGGGCTTCTGTAAGCCTCATTCTCTTTTTCCCGCCCTCGAAAACCTCTATCGAGCGCGATATCTGCTCGATTTTCTTTTTTCCTATGCCGTCTACCTCGAGAATCTCCGGACTGGCGATGGTTTCCTTAAGGCTTTCGATGTCCGCTACCCCGAAGTGCTTTACGAGAGTGCGAAGAAACTTCGGTCCGACTCCTCTTATGTCGAGAAGTTCTGCGAGTTCGTCCGGAACCTGTTTTTTTATCTCCTCGTAGTAGGAGATCTTCCCGGTGAGCCTGTGCTCGATTATTTTCTGGGAAAGATCCTTCCCGACTCCCGGTATGGTCGAGAGTTCCTTTTCCCCGTCGAATTCCTCAAGGGAGTCCGGCATTGAAGAGATGTTGCGCGAGGCCTTTCTGTAGGCGTTTATCTTGAAGCCGTTTTCATCCAGAATCTCAAGGGAATCGGCTATCCTTGAGAATATTTTCGCGATCTCATTGTTTACGCTGTTCATAAAATACGCGGGGGCCTCAGGAGACTTTCTGGGTCTGCGTTGAGTACTTCTTTATTCCCAGAACTATTCCGTCCACTATTCTATTTATGTAGGCTTCGCTCTTCAGTCTTTTTTCCTCTCTGGGATTTGTTATGAAGGAGGTTTCAATCAGCAGGCTCGGCACGTCCGCGCCGATCAGCACGACAAAAGGCGCCTTTTTCACTCCTTTGTTGTTTACGTACTTGTATTTCACGGAAACGCTCTGGATTATGGATTTCTGCACGTAACCGGCGACCTGCTGGGACTCTTCTTTCTTGGCGCTGAGTATGTATTGCTTGAGCGTGCTTCCAAGCTCATTCAGTCCCTTGGTCGTGGTGGCGTTCTCCCTGGCCGCGAGCTGCAGGGATGTCTGGTCGTCTGTAAAGCCCAGTATGTAGGTCTCTATCCCGTGCGCCTTTTTCCTTCTTGCCCCGTTGCAGTGTATGGATATGAAAATGTCTGCCTTTCTTTTTTTCGCTATTGCCGTGCGCTCCTCAAGAGGAATGAACCTGTCGGTGCTTCTTGTAAGGTAGACGTTTTCTATGCCGAAGCTCTTTCCCTCTTCTATAAGCCTCTCCCTAAGCCTCTTGGCTATCTTGAGGTTTACGTCCTTTTCCCTGAGGCCGCTTGGACCTATGGCGCCCGGATCATGTCCTCCGTGGCCCGGGTCGATCACTATGGTCCTTACCTTGAGTCCCAAGGCCTGCTTTAGGCTCGCTATCTCTCCTTCGGGAACCTTGGATTCAAGAGAGGGTCCCTGCTTGTCGTAAGAAGGAGCGTCCTTGGCGAATATCTTCTCAGGCTGCGCTCCCGCTCCCTTTATGTCCATAACGAGCCGGAAAGAAGGGTTCTGTTCCGATTTTCTCAGCGAAAAGACCTTGTGGCCCTCCAGATCCTTTATGTAGAGCACGACGCGCGAAACTCCCGGGCGGTTGCTCGCGAAACTTATCCTCTCGAGAAGTCCTTTCGTGATGGGCTCGATGTTGACCGAATCCGATATGACGGTTTTTTCAAGGTCAACGTAAAGACGGGGAGGGGTCTTTAACTCGGGGTCGGCACGCAGCATGTTGGATGTGTACTTGATCTCCCTGTCGGCCTCTATTACGACCCGCGTATAATCATCCGTTGACCAGTGCCTTATTTTCTTTACGACGGCGTATCCCTTGGGATATTTTTTGGGCGGCGCTTTTTTTGCCGCGGGCTTCGTTTTCTTTGAAGTTTTTGCTCCCGTGAGTGTCGCCAGCTTCTTCTTGGCTATCTCGTAGGTATCTGCTTCCTCCATTCCGTAGACGATTCTCTGGTACGCCGTGGCGGCTCCCTTTTTATCCCCCCTGCGCTCAAGGATCCTTCCCACCCGAAGCCACGAGTCATCGGCCAGGCTGTCTTTCGGATATCTTTTCACAAACTCGCGCGAGTACTGAAGCGCTTTCTCGGAGTCCTCGGGCGTTTTGAACCTGAGGGACTTCTTGTCGTAGACCCTGGCAGCGGCGAAGAGACAGAGCGGGGCGTTTTTCCACTCGGGGTCCTGCGAGTATAGCCTGTAGAAAGTGTTTCCCACGAGATCCCACGTTTCGCTTCTTTTGGCTTTTTCGGAATTTGATTCGAGCTGGCGGTAAAGCTTGAAATTCTCCTCGAAGAGGGCCCTGTTTTTCTCCTTCGCCGTGGCGAAAGAGAGTGTAAGCAGACAGATAGGAACTATACAGATAGAAGTTATGAGGAAGGAAAAAAGTTTTGTGCGGCTTTTCACTTTACACAGAAATATATTGGTTGCTACGCCGATGTAAATTTATTTTCGGAAGATTTGTATGTATGTTGTTACAACATCAATTCTACCATGTTTGGCGTGTTCTATGAAGGTCAGAGTGCTTGGATGTGCCACTTCAACCGGCGTTCCCGTAGTGGGCTGCCAATGTGACGTATGCACATCGGATAATATTAAGAATAAACGTACCAGAAGCTCCGTGGTTGTTGAGGTGGCCGGGAAGAAAATACTTATCGACACCTCGACCGATCTGAGGACTCAGGCTCTGAGGGAAGGCATAACCAGGATCGATCTTGTTCTCTATACTCACTCCCACGCGGACCACACCCACGGAATAGATGATCTTAAGGCGTTTAACTTCATAAATTCAATGGATATAGACTGTTACGCAAATCCGGTTACCCTCGATGACATAAAGCGGAACTTCGCCTACATATTCGATTCTTTCCCCGCCGCGGGAGGGAAACCCAGGCTTAACTTCAAGGAGATAAACGGGGAAATCAGGTTCGAGGGAATCAGGATAGAACCAATCGACATCTATCATCACAACTGGCAGATACTCGGCTACAGGATCGGGTCTTTCGGTTACGTTACAGACTGCAGCGCCATCCCCGAGGAATCCTACGAAAAACTCTCGGGGCTTGACCTTCTGATACTCGGTGCGTTGAGGTACAAACCCCACAGAGCCCACTTCAGCATAGAGCAGGCGGTAGAGGAAATAGAAAAACTGGGACCCAAAAGGGCCCTTCTTACCCACATGGGGCATGAGCTTGAGTATGAAAAGCTCCTTGGGGAACTTCCGGATCATATAGAGCCGGCGTATGACGGAGCCGAAATAGAGCTCAGTGACCCCTGATGTTATTCCGCCCGGGTAGCGGGCAAGGAAGAAAAATGCAGGATCTAGTATCAAAACTTGTTGAGAAAAATTCCTCGAAGATAGTTCTCTGCGTCCTTGACGGACTCGGGGGGCTTCCGGTTGACGGAAAGACCGAACTCGAGGCGGCACGAACCCCGAATCTTGACCGGCTCTCTTCGTCCGGGTCTCTGGGGCTGCATGTGCCGGTTGAGAGAGGCATAACCCCTGGAAGCGGCGCCGCGCACCTCGCGCTTTTCGGCTATGATCCCGTCAGAAACGAGATAGGAAGGGGCGTGCTTGAGGCTCTTGGCCTCGGCATTGATCTCGGCCCGTCGGACGTGGCGGTGAGGGGCAACTTCGCCACCGTGAAATACGAAGGGGATAACCCGGTTGTTACCGACAGGAGGGCGGGCAGGCTCAGCACGGAGGAGAACCAGAGGGTGATTTCCAGGATTTCGTCGGCCGTCAAGGAGATATGCGGGGTAAAAATAAATTTCTATCCGGGCCTTGAGCACAGGTTTGTCGTGGTTCTGTCATTTCTGGCGCAGCTCTCGGAATCAGACGCGCTTGTCTGCGACACAGACCCGCAGGCAGAAGGCAGGACTCCTGTAAGGCCCCGCGGGGAGAATGGCAGTTCCCAGAAGATGGCCGAGATCGCAGGAGAACTGATTGACAGGGCTTGCGAAGTGATAAGGGATGAGCCCGTTGCCAACTACATGCTTCTTAGAGGTTTTTCCGTGAGGCCGAACCTTCCGACCTTTGATGAGGCCTACGGACTTCGGGCAGGTTGCATTGCCGCCTATCCGATGTACAGGGGAGTATCGAAACTGCTCGGGATGGATGTTCTTGAGGTCACCGGAGATTCCATAGGTGATGAGATCGAGACGCTTTCTCGTAATTTTGAAGATTATGACTTTTTCTATCTCCACGTAAAGAAAACAGACAGTTACGGAGAGGACGGGAATTTCGGAGCGAAGGCAGGTGTAATAGAGGAATTCGATTCACTTCTCCCCGAAATCATGGGACTCGGAGTTGACGTTCTTACCGTTACGGGTGATCACTCGACCCCGTCAGCGATGAAGTCACACAGTTGGCACCCTGTGCCCCTTATGATCAGCTCTAAATACTGCAGGGGAGGGGGAGTGGAAGGTTTCTCCGAATCGCACTGCTCATCTGGTGATCTGGGAATCATAAAGGCGACTGAGATAATGCCGCTTCTTCTTGCCCATGCGGGGCGGCTTCGCAAGTTCGGCGCTTGAAATTTGTCCCTTGCGTGATACTTTTTACAGTCCGATTCTGTGCCGAAGTGGCGGAATAGGCAGACGCGCTATCTTGAGGGGGTAGTGCCCTACGGGCGTGCGGGTTCGACTCCCGCCTTCGGCACCATCATAAAATTGTAGCCACCTTATATTATTAGGGTTTTTAGGATGTAAGGAATCTCGATATTACTTTCAATACCACGTATTAGCTATATAATCCCCATTCCTTTGGTATTCAAACCATCCCATAGTATAAAACTCACCCCGAACTCGACGAGGGAGGCTCACTTGCTCTGTCCTTATCCCATTGCAGCGTCAACACTGGTAGGGTTCTGAACGTAACAATAAAGAGGCGATTCATCTTCGCTCGCGATCTTCTCGGCCTTATCGAGGGAAATGACACCAGGGAAATCAACTGCAAACAAGCCTTCGACGGTATCACCATGACGTTCACCCTTTAGTGTATCGCCACGACGTAAAGCTTTTAACGCTTCCCAGCCAAATAAGAATTTGGAGTTAGGTGGGACATAAAGATTTATCCATTTCCCACCGCCCCACGGCGTATAGTGAACTTCTGTGTAAGTTTTTGTCTCATCTAAGATCATCTTTTTTTCTATTATCTGCCAGACAAACCTTTTTCCCATAATAACAGCCTCGGCTTGATCCAGAGTAAAAACATATACGCTATCTCTATAGAGCCAGGGGACCGGGGTTCTGGTATGCGAATCCAATACCGCATAAAGCCCGTAGTCAAAAGCCCCCGGATCTCTCCTCCGCGTTTTCAAAAGAATTTTCCCCCGTCGCCTTGCGGTGCGACGCAGCCTATCTTCTTTTACCTTGAGACTTGCCATTTTTTCACAAAACCTCCTAAAATTGGGAGGGTGTAACTTTGGTAAAAGAAATTTATCCAACATAAGCCAGAAGTCAAGCTAGGATATAAGCCAGAAGTCAAGCTAGAATCAAAATTTGCCCGATTTCTTGAACTCACACGTGGCCCAGCGTTTATAAAACGTGTTTCTCTCCATGATTCGCTTTTCGGCGGGAGCGAGTGTTTCAACGGTACAAATACCCACCCGGTCGGGATTGTCGACTTTCTGCGGTTTCGGGAGCGATTTAAGCACAGGTGAGATAATGTTAAATTTCTTCTTTTTTTCTTCTCTTCAATTTTTAAACCGTTTCTTTCGTTCGATTAAAACAGTTTTTAAATTACAATAACGAGAACAAGCCATGGATGAGAAAAATGATGTACTTGGGTTTGGAAAAAAATTTTCTCACTATAAATAGCGACCAAATTCAAAAACTGATCCGAGTTTGTATTGAATGCCCGCGACTAAAACGCAGGAATCGTTCGTCGGCGTTTAAGGCGAAGGTGGTGATGTAAGCTATGTCGTTCGCAGATTTTATCAAGAGGTGCCTCACATTAGACCTTGAGATAAGTGCTGACAGACAGATTCGAGATATGGGTGTGTTACGCGGAGACGACGAGTTGCGGATTCGCGATGTGGGATTGTTAAATGATGCGGTTCAAAAACTCAACGCGTTCGCAGACGGTGCTGGTTTCGTGGTGGGGCATAACATAGTTGCCCACGATAGACGTTTCATAGAAGATCACCTGCCGGGTGCCGCGATTCTCAGTCTACCTGTTGTAGATACTCTCTACTTGGCGCCTCTCGCGAGTCCGCAGCAGCCCTATCACCACTTGGTCAAAGACTACAAGCTTGTCAGTACGGCGCAGAGTGATCCCGTTGCGGACTGTCGGCTCTCGCTGCAACTGTTGGAGGACTGCTGGGTTATTTTGGAGAAACGGGAACGCGAGCATCCAGGACTAGTGTCAATCTATCGCAGCTGCTTTGACGACTCTGACGCTCCCGGTGGTGTCTCGTCTCTTAACCTGAACGGGACCGGTATCTTTCTGGAAGCTCTTGGCGCTCGGCTACTGTCTCGGGATCTCGTGCTCCGTAACTTCGAGCACTTCGCTCGCGACAGGGCGTGCCCGGCTGCAATCCGTCGTAAACTACCGTCTCTTCTAGACGACCCAATGACTCGACCGGCTGCTGCCTATTCCCTCGCTTGGCTCACGGCAGCAGGGACTGAGTCCATTCTTCCGCGCTGGGTACACCGCACTTTCCCGGCCGCTCCCCAATTTCTGCACTCGGTCCGGAGCGTTCGGTGTGACGACCCAAGGTGCACGTATTGCTCTGTCCATCACGACCCCCGTGGCAAACTGGAGGAGTATTTCGGGTATGAAGCCTTTCACCCGACCCCAATAACGAGTGACGGAGATAGTCTGCAGGAACGGATTGTCATGCAGGGCATCGAAAAACAGCCGATTTTGGCGATTCTGCCAACAGGCGGTGGAAAGTCGCTTTGCTTCCAACTACCCGCGATTGTCCACAACGAGCGGACCAGAGCACTTACCATTGTTATTTCTCCGCTCCAGGCGCTGATGAAAGATCAGGTTGAGAATCTCAATCGTAAGACCAAGACCGGGAACCTCGCAGCTGCTTTGAATGGCCTCCTGACCATGCCCGAGCGTCATGATGTGCTTGAAGGAGTACGGCTCGGACGGTTTGCACTCCTCTATGTCTCACCCGAACAACTGCGGAACCGTTCTTTCAAAACAGCTATACGCCAGCGTGAGATCGCCACTTGGGTGTTCGATGAGGCCCACTGCATTTCGAGATGGGGGCACGACTTCCGTCCAGACTACCTGTATGCGGCACGCTTCATCCGAGAGTTTTCGGCGCGAGAA
Above is a window of Candidatus Dadabacteria bacterium DNA encoding:
- the ligA gene encoding NAD-dependent DNA ligase LigA, with product MARLTKKQARAEISRLREEIRRHDHLYYAENNPEIPDADYDKLMRRLVELEQDHGLAVPDSPSQRVAGEVSEQFNPFSHVIPMMSIDNAVDEQETREFDRRIKRFLKTEEEIEYVLQPKFDGVSASLTYVEGKLLHGATRGDGKTGEEITANLKTVRSVPLALSGRGRKPKLVEIRGEVVFPKSLFAKLNEELKKLNEGLEKENETLLKEEKKPKPLKMLFKNPRNAASGSLRQLDSSVTARRPLHFYAWGVGSCEGVDFRDELAIYEAFHKWGFIAEEPRGCLGIDQAIEYARELERKRDSIDYEIDGAVLKVRSRRLQEILGATAKYPRWSVAIKFSPKQITTKIRDITVQVGRTGHLTPVAELEPVKISGIEIKRASLHTEDTVREKDVRIGDTVVVQRAGDVIPEVVEVVPSGEERKESFSMTKACPRCETPIKREGSFHLCPNTSCPAQIKGRISLFASRNAFDIEGLGGKRVEQLINEGILRNMADIFALRREQLLGLEGFAEKSADNLLEEIEKSRDISLGRFLNSLSIKHVGTRTAQTLAREFKTPENLMAATSEDLLQVEGVGEELAQSILEFFEDPERKSVVEALLRQVRIEKEPESSGENEKIAGKTFVLTGTLSVPREQVKSEIERLGGKVVNSVSGKTDFLVSGADPGTTKLQRAREFGTDIITEEHLKSLIGL
- the polX gene encoding DNA polymerase/3'-5' exonuclease PolX; this translates as MNSVNNEIAKIFSRIADSLEILDENGFKINAYRKASRNISSMPDSLEEFDGEKELSTIPGVGKDLSQKIIEHRLTGKISYYEEIKKQVPDELAELLDIRGVGPKFLRTLVKHFGVADIESLKETIASPEILEVDGIGKKKIEQISRSIEVFEGGKKRMRLTEAHPLGTAIKEEIEEIPGVLRAELAGSLRRMRETVANIDIIASADDQAGVIEEFIALGFTKEVLRRTENSARILTQTGVRTDLLVVEPHCYGSALQNLTGSRSHNARIREIAEAKGLETGPMGIRNGNGYFSSEEEIYESLGLDYFSPELRENRGEIEAARTGELPALLAVEDLRGDLHAHSTWSDGASTIRQMADKAASLGYEYIAMTDHSPSSRIAKGLSIKRLWQKKEEVEKINSEGRAIRILMGSEVDILRDGSLDYPDEVLRELDFVVASVHGSFSMEEREMTRRICGAIENPNVDALGHPTGRLIGQREPYRVDIDAVIETARDHDKALEINSSYKRLDLKDTHARKAVEAGVKIMVSTDAHRIQHLERIIFGVGTARRGWVKKTDVVNTYGLSELLKWLASHDS
- a CDS encoding N-acetylmuramoyl-L-alanine amidase — encoded protein: MKSRTKLFSFLITSICIVPICLLTLSFATAKEKNRALFEENFKLYRQLESNSEKAKRSETWDLVGNTFYRLYSQDPEWKNAPLCLFAAARVYDKKSLRFKTPEDSEKALQYSREFVKRYPKDSLADDSWLRVGRILERRGDKKGAATAYQRIVYGMEEADTYEIAKKKLATLTGAKTSKKTKPAAKKAPPKKYPKGYAVVKKIRHWSTDDYTRVVIEADREIKYTSNMLRADPELKTPPRLYVDLEKTVISDSVNIEPITKGLLERISFASNRPGVSRVVLYIKDLEGHKVFSLRKSEQNPSFRLVMDIKGAGAQPEKIFAKDAPSYDKQGPSLESKVPEGEIASLKQALGLKVRTIVIDPGHGGHDPGAIGPSGLREKDVNLKIAKRLRERLIEEGKSFGIENVYLTRSTDRFIPLEERTAIAKKRKADIFISIHCNGARRKKAHGIETYILGFTDDQTSLQLAARENATTTKGLNELGSTLKQYILSAKKEESQQVAGYVQKSIIQSVSVKYKYVNNKGVKKAPFVVLIGADVPSLLIETSFITNPREEKRLKSEAYINRIVDGIVLGIKKYSTQTQKVS
- a CDS encoding MBL fold metallo-hydrolase; the encoded protein is MKVRVLGCATSTGVPVVGCQCDVCTSDNIKNKRTRSSVVVEVAGKKILIDTSTDLRTQALREGITRIDLVLYTHSHADHTHGIDDLKAFNFINSMDIDCYANPVTLDDIKRNFAYIFDSFPAAGGKPRLNFKEINGEIRFEGIRIEPIDIYHHNWQILGYRIGSFGYVTDCSAIPEESYEKLSGLDLLILGALRYKPHRAHFSIEQAVEEIEKLGPKRALLTHMGHELEYEKLLGELPDHIEPAYDGAEIELSDP
- a CDS encoding 2,3-bisphosphoglycerate-independent phosphoglycerate mutase, coding for MQDLVSKLVEKNSSKIVLCVLDGLGGLPVDGKTELEAARTPNLDRLSSSGSLGLHVPVERGITPGSGAAHLALFGYDPVRNEIGRGVLEALGLGIDLGPSDVAVRGNFATVKYEGDNPVVTDRRAGRLSTEENQRVISRISSAVKEICGVKINFYPGLEHRFVVVLSFLAQLSESDALVCDTDPQAEGRTPVRPRGENGSSQKMAEIAGELIDRACEVIRDEPVANYMLLRGFSVRPNLPTFDEAYGLRAGCIAAYPMYRGVSKLLGMDVLEVTGDSIGDEIETLSRNFEDYDFFYLHVKKTDSYGEDGNFGAKAGVIEEFDSLLPEIMGLGVDVLTVTGDHSTPSAMKSHSWHPVPLMISSKYCRGGGVEGFSESHCSSGDLGIIKATEIMPLLLAHAGRLRKFGA